The following coding sequences lie in one Panicum virgatum strain AP13 chromosome 6N, P.virgatum_v5, whole genome shotgun sequence genomic window:
- the LOC120679614 gene encoding non-specific lipid transfer protein GPI-anchored 1-like, which produces MAARRWWLAAAWCAVAAVAAAQSSPPAADPLQAKCSADFGKLTDCMDYATGHEGQPSSTCCSDAADTQKARPQCLCYIIQQVHSGRNEVQSLGLRFDRLMALPAACKLTNANVTLCVTLLNLKPGSPDYALFANASKITPSTGGTPASDATAGGGFKLQTGFRGSVVLAVLSAVLSSVF; this is translated from the exons gcggtggtggctggcggcggcgtggtgcgcggtggcggcggtggctgcggcgcagtcgtcgccgccggcggcggaccCGCTGCAGGCCAAGTGCTCGGCGGACTTCGGGAAGCTGACGGACTGCATGGACTACGCGACGGGGCACGAGGGGCAGCCCTCGTCGACGTGCTGCTCCGACGCCGCCGACACGCAGAAGGCGCGGCCGCAGTGCCTCTGCTACATCATCCAGCAGGTGCACAGCGGCCGGAACGAGGTGCAGTCGCTGGGGCTGCGCTTCGACCGCCTCATGGCGCTCCCCGCCGCCTGCAAGCTCACCAACGCCAACGTCACGCTCTGCGTCA CCCTGCTGAACCTGAAGCCGGGCTCGCCGGACTACGCCCTCTTCGCCAACGCCTCCAAGA TCACGCCGTCGACTGGCGGCACTCCGGCGAgcgacgccaccgccggcggcggcttcaaGCTTCAGACGGGGTTCCGCGGCAGCGTCGTGCTCGCCGTGCTCTCCGCGGTGCTCTCGTCCgtgttctga